One region of Armigeres subalbatus isolate Guangzhou_Male chromosome 3, GZ_Asu_2, whole genome shotgun sequence genomic DNA includes:
- the LOC134227138 gene encoding leucine-rich repeat-containing G-protein coupled receptor 5A-like produces the protein MIPVRTKAAMLLFIVTYATLIAITQAETTPALIRLNCVIKNRVCYLKNIYASEDDNFKDVHGVEHSDIIEFFDCHIHTLPKIPYIKSVEAKGINLVRVVEKTFSTVKHLDVSYNRLRDISAKAFDWPEEVQTLVINGNPLLKDLGFLKKLNGLQDLQMSDMKLDLDFIEVDVFAAMKVLKTLNMSNNKIMNIPVGIFNKLESLEKLDLSNNYLSRVSSGAFIINFRTIDPEVETRHHLTINLASNNISIIEKESFMIVDKVDLSDNKLIGVSPMAFYNKSELGTLVLSNNRQLKNYNFLNSIPSLHTLIMSHMNFTFDGIPLSVFKNLDFLTTLDLSHNDISQLPIGIFSDLSSLNFVNLRYNRISHVEFGTFSIRKYDLIDEIDLSYNDINEINYLVFVPLKYLRTLLLHGNQIPYVNVSHLKRNKSLQNFGIQHNPVSCSDLVDILAIFKLVLDGSEFVAHEANVSGIKCNP, from the coding sequence ATGATTCCGGTACGGACCAAGGCAGCTATGCTGCTGTTCATCGTAACCTACGCCACTCTTATCGCAATCACCCAAGCAGAAACAACACCAGCGCTGATCAGACTCAACTGCGTTATTAAAAATCGTGTTTGCTATCTGAAGAACATTTACGCCTCCGAAGACGATAATTTTAAAGATGTACACGGCGTGGAACATAGTGACATTATTGAGTTTTTTGATTGCCACATTCATACATTGCCAAAGATACCGTACATCAAATCCGTGGAAGCCAAAGGGATAAACTTGGTGCGGGTGGTGGAGAAAACATTTTCGACTGTGAAACACCTAGATGTATCGTACAACAGACTACGTGACATATCAGCGAAGGCCTTCGATTGGCCCGAAGAGGTCCAGACATTGGTGATTAATGGAAATCCGCTGTTGAAAGATTTgggttttctgaagaaattgaaCGGACTGCAAGATTTGCAAATGTCGGACATGAAATTGGACTTGGATTTCATCGAAGTTGATGTGTTTGCGGCCATGAAGGTTTTGAAAACCCTAAACATGAGTAACAACAAAATAATGAACATTCCAGTTGGGATATTTAATAAACTAGAATCGTTGGAGAAACTTGATCTCAGCAATAATTACCTATCAAGAGTATCGTCCGGCGCTTTCATTATTAATTTCCGCACCATTGACCCAGAAGTAGAGACGCGTCATCATTTGACGATAAATCTAGCAAGCAATAATATATCGATTATTGAAAAAGAGTCTTTCATGATAGTGGATAAGGTGGATTTGAGCGACAACAAATTAATCGGAGTCAGTCCTATGGCATTCTACAACAAATCGGAATTAGGAACATTGGTTCTATCCAACAACAGACAATTGAAGAATTACAACTTTCTAAACAGCATTCCTTCACTGCATACTTTGATAATGTCGCATATGAATTTTACTTTCGATGGAATTCCGCTAAGCGTATTTAAAAATTTGGATTTCTTAACAACGCTGGATCTATCCCACAACGACATTTCACAGCTTCCTATCGGAATTTTCTCGGACCTGTCATCCTTGAATTTCGTCAACCTGCGGTACAACCGAATTTCACACGTTGAATTCGGTACATTCTCAATCCGAAAATATGATCTCATAGACGAAATCGATTTGTCGTACAACGATATCAACGAAATCAACTACTTGGTGTTCGTTCCGCTCAAGTATCTACGGACGCTCTTGCTCCACGGGAACCAAATACCGTACGTTAATGTCAGCCACCTGAAGCGCAACAAAAGTCTCCAAAACTTCGGCATCCAGCACAACCCTGTTAGCTGCTCGGACTTAGTAGACATACTGGCCATCTTCAAACTAGTTCTCGATGGGAGTGAATTTGTTGCGCATGAAGCCAACGTAAGCGGCATAAAATGTAATCCATAA